A window from Mangifera indica cultivar Alphonso chromosome 2, CATAS_Mindica_2.1, whole genome shotgun sequence encodes these proteins:
- the LOC123197506 gene encoding mevalonate kinase-like isoform X2, protein MEIKARAPGKVILAGEHAVVHGSTAVAASIENDDTLKLTLKDLGLEFSWSVGRIRETLSHLGGPFPLTPTSCSRETIRSISVLVEEQSFPEARIELATGVFAFIWLYTSIQGFKPATVVVISDLPVGAGLGSSAAFCVSLIATLLAHSDCVSLDKNQQGWLSYGDSDLDLLNKWAFEGEKIIHGKPSGLDNTVSTYGNIIKFRSGNLTPIKSNTPLKMLITNTKVGRNTKALVGGVSERTFRHPYAMSSVFNAVDSISKELSTLIESPAPDVLSVTEKEEKLQELMEMNQGLLQCMGVSHAVIETVLRTTLKYRLPSKLTGAGGGGCVLTLLPALLSRTIVDKVKTELESCGFQCWVAGIGGNGVEVCFGESS, encoded by the exons ATGGAGATCAAAGCTAGAGCTCCTGGGAAAGTTATACTCGCCGGAGAACATGCCGTGGTTCATGGATCAACTGCCGTAGCCGCCAGCATTG AGAATGATGATACACTCAAGCTCACTCTGAAAGACTTGGGATTGGAATTTTCATGGTCTGTTGGAAGAATTAGAGAAACACTTTCTCACTTGGGTGGTCCTTTCCCGTTAACACCCACCTCATGCTCAAGAGAAACCATCAGATCTATTTCAGTTCTAGTTGAAGAACAAAGCTTTCCTGAGGCTAGAATTGAGCTTGCTACTGGAGTGTTTGCTTTTATCTGGTTGTACACCTCCATTCAAGG GTTTAAGCCTGCCACAGTGGTGGTTATATCCGACCTCCCAGTAGGTGCAGGCCTTGGCTCATCAGCTGCTTTTTGTGTCTCACTGATAGCTACTCTATTGGCTCACTCAGATTGTGTGAGTTTGGATAAGAACCAACAAGGATGGCTTTCATATGGGGACAGTGATCTTGATCTGTTAAATAAATGGGCTTTCGAAGGTGAGAAGATAATTCATGGAAAGCCATCTGGACTTGACAATACAGTCAGCACATATG GCAACATTATCAAGTTCAGGTCAGGTAATCTGACACCCATCAAGTCTAATACGCCACTCAAAATGCTCATCACTAACACTAAAGTTGGGAGAAACACAAAGGCATTAGTTGGCGGTGTTTCAGAGAGGACCTTCAGGCATCCTTATGCCATGAGTTCTGTTTTTAATGCTGTTGACTCAATCAGCAAGGAACTGTCTACCCTTATTGAGTCACCTGCTCCTGATGTCCTTTCTGTAACTGAGAAGGAAGAGAAGTTACAAGAGTTGATGGAAATGAATCAAGGTTTGCTCCAATGTATGGGGGTCAGCCATGCTGTGATAGAAACTGTTCTTCGTACAACATTGAAGTACAGACTACCTTCCAAGTTGACTGGAGCTGGGGGTGGGGGCTGTGTGCTTACACTGTTGCCAGCAT TGTTATCCAGAACAATTGTTGATAAAGTAAAAACAGAGTTGGAGTCATGCGGATTCCAGTGCTGGGTTGCTGGAATTGGTGGAAATGGTGTTGAGGTTTGCTTTGGAGAGTCTTCCTAA
- the LOC123197523 gene encoding uncharacterized protein LOC123197523 isoform X1: METNVKSESSTSSEDPNPCPICLGPIVQDSYLDKCYHKFCYDCIVQWTKVVARKHSSLVSSVKCPLCKMQTESFSIIYGYDGTHFLRHYISQNSGDRFLFSKAHKYRLQCYYTESGILNDIFNVSRYWKSHKYLQSNQWLQGWLRREVQALMQEEDVEIIVHHIVGVVGSFLRRNEQMRRVEKPEAKQEEFKALVSDAARPFLMARTDRFVNEMELFLASGLNIEAFDAVYMQRLGWNSPRVTIESPERGSSGQTSVIVPYLHIFDEDSDGTD, from the exons ATGGAGACCAATGTTAAAAGCGAGTCGTCAACCTCCTCAGAAGATCCGAACCCCTGCCCCATCTGTCTCGGACCCATTGTTCAAGACTCCTATCTTGATAAATGCTACC ATAAGTTTTGTTATGACTGTATTGTACAGTGGACTAAAGTGGTTGCTAGGAAGCATTCGAGCTTAGTTTCTTCGGTAAAGTGTCCTTTATGCAAG ATGCAGACTGAGAGCTTTTCAATCATCTATGGATACGATGGAACTCATTTTCTAAGGCATTATATTAGTCAAAACTCTGGGGATAG gtttttgttttcaaaagcCCATAAGTATAGACTTCAATGCTATTACACAGAATCAG GTATCTTAAATGACATATTCAATGTTTCTCGGTACTGGAAGTCTCATAAGTATCTTCAGTCAAATCAGTGGCTGCAAGGTTGGTTGAGAAGGGAAGTCCAAGCTCTGATGCAG gaGGAAGATGTTGAAATTATTGTGCATCACATAGTTGGTGTGGTTGGTTCATTTTTGAGGAG AAACGAGCAAATGCGACGAGTAGAAAAACCTGAAGCAAAACAAGAAGAGTTCAAGGCTCTAGTCTCTGATGCAGCAAGACCTTTTCTAATGGCAAGAACGGATCGATTTGTGAATGAGATGGAACTTTTTCTTGCTTCTGGGTTGAATATTGAAGCCTTTGATGCAGTCTACATGCAACGGTTGGGCTGGAACTCTCCCAGAGTCACTATTGAATCCCCAGAAAGGGGATCCAGTGGGCAGACTTCTGTAATAGTCCCATACTTGCATATCTTTGATGAGGATTCTGACGGAACTGATTGA
- the LOC123197506 gene encoding mevalonate kinase-like isoform X1, with protein MEIKARAPGKVILAGEHAVVHGSTAVAASIGLFTSCSLRFHSDSENDDTLKLTLKDLGLEFSWSVGRIRETLSHLGGPFPLTPTSCSRETIRSISVLVEEQSFPEARIELATGVFAFIWLYTSIQGFKPATVVVISDLPVGAGLGSSAAFCVSLIATLLAHSDCVSLDKNQQGWLSYGDSDLDLLNKWAFEGEKIIHGKPSGLDNTVSTYGNIIKFRSGNLTPIKSNTPLKMLITNTKVGRNTKALVGGVSERTFRHPYAMSSVFNAVDSISKELSTLIESPAPDVLSVTEKEEKLQELMEMNQGLLQCMGVSHAVIETVLRTTLKYRLPSKLTGAGGGGCVLTLLPALLSRTIVDKVKTELESCGFQCWVAGIGGNGVEVCFGESS; from the exons ATGGAGATCAAAGCTAGAGCTCCTGGGAAAGTTATACTCGCCGGAGAACATGCCGTGGTTCATGGATCAACTGCCGTAGCCGCCAGCATTGGTCTCTTTACTTCTTGTTCTCTTCGTTTTCATTCTGATTCTG AGAATGATGATACACTCAAGCTCACTCTGAAAGACTTGGGATTGGAATTTTCATGGTCTGTTGGAAGAATTAGAGAAACACTTTCTCACTTGGGTGGTCCTTTCCCGTTAACACCCACCTCATGCTCAAGAGAAACCATCAGATCTATTTCAGTTCTAGTTGAAGAACAAAGCTTTCCTGAGGCTAGAATTGAGCTTGCTACTGGAGTGTTTGCTTTTATCTGGTTGTACACCTCCATTCAAGG GTTTAAGCCTGCCACAGTGGTGGTTATATCCGACCTCCCAGTAGGTGCAGGCCTTGGCTCATCAGCTGCTTTTTGTGTCTCACTGATAGCTACTCTATTGGCTCACTCAGATTGTGTGAGTTTGGATAAGAACCAACAAGGATGGCTTTCATATGGGGACAGTGATCTTGATCTGTTAAATAAATGGGCTTTCGAAGGTGAGAAGATAATTCATGGAAAGCCATCTGGACTTGACAATACAGTCAGCACATATG GCAACATTATCAAGTTCAGGTCAGGTAATCTGACACCCATCAAGTCTAATACGCCACTCAAAATGCTCATCACTAACACTAAAGTTGGGAGAAACACAAAGGCATTAGTTGGCGGTGTTTCAGAGAGGACCTTCAGGCATCCTTATGCCATGAGTTCTGTTTTTAATGCTGTTGACTCAATCAGCAAGGAACTGTCTACCCTTATTGAGTCACCTGCTCCTGATGTCCTTTCTGTAACTGAGAAGGAAGAGAAGTTACAAGAGTTGATGGAAATGAATCAAGGTTTGCTCCAATGTATGGGGGTCAGCCATGCTGTGATAGAAACTGTTCTTCGTACAACATTGAAGTACAGACTACCTTCCAAGTTGACTGGAGCTGGGGGTGGGGGCTGTGTGCTTACACTGTTGCCAGCAT TGTTATCCAGAACAATTGTTGATAAAGTAAAAACAGAGTTGGAGTCATGCGGATTCCAGTGCTGGGTTGCTGGAATTGGTGGAAATGGTGTTGAGGTTTGCTTTGGAGAGTCTTCCTAA
- the LOC123197523 gene encoding uncharacterized protein LOC123197523 isoform X3 has product MLKASRQPPQKIRTPAPSVSDPLFKTPILINATWTKVVARKHSSLVSSVKCPLCKMQTESFSIIYGYDGTHFLRHYISQNSGDRFLFSKAHKYRLQCYYTESGILNDIFNVSRYWKSHKYLQSNQWLQGWLRREVQALMQEEDVEIIVHHIVGVVGSFLRRNEQMRRVEKPEAKQEEFKALVSDAARPFLMARTDRFVNEMELFLASGLNIEAFDAVYMQRLGWNSPRVTIESPERGSSGQTSVIVPYLHIFDEDSDGTD; this is encoded by the exons ATGTTAAAAGCGAGTCGTCAACCTCCTCAGAAGATCCGAACCCCTGCCCCATCTGTCTCGGACCCATTGTTCAAGACTCCTATCTTGATAAATGCTACC TGGACTAAAGTGGTTGCTAGGAAGCATTCGAGCTTAGTTTCTTCGGTAAAGTGTCCTTTATGCAAG ATGCAGACTGAGAGCTTTTCAATCATCTATGGATACGATGGAACTCATTTTCTAAGGCATTATATTAGTCAAAACTCTGGGGATAG gtttttgttttcaaaagcCCATAAGTATAGACTTCAATGCTATTACACAGAATCAG GTATCTTAAATGACATATTCAATGTTTCTCGGTACTGGAAGTCTCATAAGTATCTTCAGTCAAATCAGTGGCTGCAAGGTTGGTTGAGAAGGGAAGTCCAAGCTCTGATGCAG gaGGAAGATGTTGAAATTATTGTGCATCACATAGTTGGTGTGGTTGGTTCATTTTTGAGGAG AAACGAGCAAATGCGACGAGTAGAAAAACCTGAAGCAAAACAAGAAGAGTTCAAGGCTCTAGTCTCTGATGCAGCAAGACCTTTTCTAATGGCAAGAACGGATCGATTTGTGAATGAGATGGAACTTTTTCTTGCTTCTGGGTTGAATATTGAAGCCTTTGATGCAGTCTACATGCAACGGTTGGGCTGGAACTCTCCCAGAGTCACTATTGAATCCCCAGAAAGGGGATCCAGTGGGCAGACTTCTGTAATAGTCCCATACTTGCATATCTTTGATGAGGATTCTGACGGAACTGATTGA
- the LOC123209012 gene encoding NADPH-dependent aldehyde reductase 1, chloroplastic-like, with translation MFTLEPFSPSRLSPTKASFTLNETRLKTHRKSFIPATFGSQSQRLINRLGTMASANQQFPPQKQKAQPGKEHVMNPIPQYACQEYSPSNKLKGRVALVTGGDSGIGRAVCHCFAQEGATVAFTHVKAQEDKDAKDTLEMLEKAKTSDAKDPMAVAADLGFDENCKKVVEEVVKAFGRIDILVNNAAEQYKASSVEEINEERLERVFRTNIFSYFFVTRHALKHMKEGSSIINTTSVNAYKGNAKLLDYTSTKGAIVAFTRGLALQLVERGIRVNGVAPGPIWTPLIPASFDEEETASFGSQVPMKRAGQPFEVAPCFVFLACNHCSSYITGQVFHPNGGVVVNG, from the exons ATGTTCACACTTGAGCCATTTTCTCCATCAAGACTGTCACCAACTAAAGCTTCTTTTACTCTAAACGAAACCCGTCTGAAAACTCACCGGAAGAGTTTTATTCCGGCAACGTTTGGCTCGCAGAGTCAGAGACTCATCAATAGATTGGGAACAATGGCTTCTGCTAATCAGCAGTTTCCTCCCCAGAAGCAGAAGGCACAGCCTGGAAAAGAGCACGTCATGAACCCAATTCCTCAGTATGCTTGCCAAGAATACTCGCCATCAAATAAGCTGAAA GGAAGGGTGGCGCTGGTGACCGGAGGCGACTCCGGGATAGGGCGAGCGGTGTGTCACTGCTTTGCGCAGGAGGGTGCAACTGTGGCTTTCACGCATGTAAAGGCTCAAGAGGACAAAGATGCAAAGGATACTCTTGAGATGCTGGAAAAGGCCAAGACCTCGGACGCAAAGGACCCGATGGCGGTGGCAGCGGATTTAGGATTTGATGAGAATTGCAAAAAGGTTGTTGAAGAAGTGGTGAAAGCCTTTGGAAGGATTGACATTCTCGTCAACAATGCAGCTGAGCAGTACAAAGCAAGCTCGGTCGAGGAGATCAACGAAGAAAGGCTAGAGAGAGTCTTCAGGACGAACATTTTCTCTTACTTCTTCGTAACCAG GCATGCTTTGAAGCATATGAAGGAGGGAAGCTCGATAATCAATACAACATCAGTCAATGCTTACAAAGGAAACGCCAAGCTCCTTGACTACACATCTACCAAAGGAGCGATTGTGGCATTCACCAGAGGACTTGCTCTCCAACTTGTGGAAAGAGGAATACGTGTGAACGGAGTGGCACCGGGACCGATCTGGACACCTTTAATTCCTGCATCTTTCGACGAAGAGGAGACTGCGAGTTTTGGATCCCAAGTGCCCATGAAGAGAGCTGGGCAGCCCTTCGAAGTTGCACCCTGCTTTGTGTTCCTTGCTTGTAACCATTGCTCATCTTACATAACTGGGCAGGTCTTCCACCCCAATG GTGGAGTTGTAGTGAATGGCTAA
- the LOC123209015 gene encoding uncharacterized GPI-anchored protein At5g19250-like, with the protein MAGLKLSLFFLVLLQAICFLPRGVHCGDEDDLLQGLNSYRTLIRKPHLTENEKAKCMAKKIAKDLEDYKCNATNGVNTPVSTQQSFATDKILSECKILPESTKEGVILSVCVPDLVPSLVFTNFTYTYKYTKFLKSANYTGAGLGCAEDWMVLVLTTNTTGGNFTPTSGASSLGLRKISGLSYNVVGLVMGLLVYLVF; encoded by the exons ATGGCAGGTCTCAAACTTAGCCTCTTCTTCCTCGTGCTCCTCCAAGCAATATGCTTTCTTCCTCGTGGAGTGCACTGCG GGGACGAAGACGATCTTCTCCAAGGACTCAACAGTTACAGAACATTAATACGCAAACCACACCTCACAGAGAACGAAAAAGCAAAGTGCATGGCTAAAAAGATTGCAAAAGATTTAGAGGACTATAAATGCAACGCCACCAATGGTGTAAACACCCCAGTGTCCACCCAGCAAAGCTTTGCCACCGACAAAATTCTAAGCGAGTGCAAAATTCTCCCGGAAAGCACCAAAGAAGGAGTTATACTGTCAGTTTGTGTGCCCGATCTGGTGCCAAGTCTTGTGTTCACAAACTTCACATACACTTACAAGTACACAAAGTTCTTGAAGAGTGCCAATTACACGGGAGCCGGGCTCGGCTGTGCTGAGGACTGGATGGTGCTAGTGCTGACAACGAACACCACCGGCGGGAACTTTACCCCCACCAGCGGAGCAAGTTCTTTGGGGTTGAGGAAGATCAGTGGTTTGAGTTATAACGTGGTGGGGTTGGTGATGGGATTGCTTGTTtatttggtgttttga
- the LOC123197499 gene encoding amidase 1-like gives MAGDTDYGAFVEKLILQPVPSPHPLPLSGLTFAIKDIFDVEGYVTGFGHPEWARTHSAATSTAPAVLAVLRGGATCIGKTVMDEMAYSINGENIHYGTPKNPCAPDRIPGGSSSGSAVAVAAKLVDFSLGTDTGGSVRVPASYCGIYGFRPSIGAVSTAGVIPMSQFFDTVGWFARDPTILKQVGLVLLESSSMHPVKPSQVIVAEDCVRLSSIPSHRTIQVLLKAVEKLFGGHIVKNVILGDYVKDKVPSLKNFMTEENNDQEIPTLAALSRAMRLLQSYEVKKNHGDWVTTVKPEFGPGIYEQVWEAMRTSADNIDACQSMRVELRAALTALLEDSGVFVYPTVRGPPPKLQMDAAAFEVDMAKAFSLLAIAGVSGFCQVNIPLGMYDNLPVSVSLVAKHGSDGFLLNLVETLHDTLKEEIQAAEGTSH, from the exons ATGGCAGGAGACACGGATTATGGAGCTTTCGTCGAAAAATTGATTCTCCAGCCGGTCCCTTCACCTCATCCACTTCCTTTAAGTGGCCTCACTTTTGCAATCAAAGACAT ATTTGATGTGGAGGGATATGTAACTGGATTTGGACATCCTGAATGGGCAAGGACTCATTCGGCAGCCACCTCAACGGCTCCGGCTGTTTTGGCTGTTTTGAGGGGAGGTGCCACATGTATTGGTAAAACTGTCATGGATGAAATGGCATACAG TATAAATGGAGAAAATATACATTATGGAACACCCAAAAATCCATGTGCACCTGACCGGATACCTGGAGGATCTTCTAGTGGATCAGCTGTTGCAGTAGCTGCAAAGCTTGTAGATTTTTCCTTGG GAACTGACACTGGAGGAAGTGTAAGAGTACCTGCATCATATTGTGGAATTTATGGGTTTCGGCCTTCAATTGGTGCTGTTTCTACTGCTGGAGTAATTCCTATGTCACAGTTTTTCGATACTGTGG GATGGTTTGCTAGGGATCCTACAATCTTGAAGCAGGTTGGTCTAGTTCTGCTGGAGTCATCCAGTATGCATCCTGTCAAACCTAGTCAAGTGATTGTTGCTGAAGATTGTGTACGACTTTCAAGCATTCCAAGCCATCGGACAATTCAAGTTCTTCTGAAAGCAGTGGAGAAACTATTTGGGG GTCATATTGTTAAGAACGTAATTCTGGGGGACTATGTCAAGGACAAAGTTCCAAGTTTGAAGAATTTCATGACGGAAGAAAATAATGATCAAGAGATACCAACCTTGGCAGCTCTTTCAAGAGCCATGAGGTTGCTACAAAG CTATGAAGTCAAGAAGAACCATGGCGATTGGGTAACTACAGTGAAACCTGAATTTGGTCCAGGAATATATGAACAGGTATGGGAAGCGATGAGAACATCGGCAGATAACATTGATGCTTGTCAATCTATGAGGGTGGAATTACGTGCTGCTCTTACTGCTCTTCTTGAG GATAGTGGTGTCTTTGTTTACCCTACAGTTCGAGGTCCTCCACCGAAACTACAAATGGATGCAGCTGCCTTTGAAGTTGACATGGCCAAGGCTTTTAGCTTGCTTGCCATTGCTGGAGTATCAGGATTCTGTCAG GTGAACATCCCACTAGGGATGTATGACAATCTTCCTGTGTCAGTTTCCCTGGTGGCAAAACATGGTTCAGATGGATTCTTACTCAACCTTGTCGAGACTCTTCATGACACCCTGAAAGAAGAGATCCAGGCTGCCGAAGGAACAAGTCACTAA
- the LOC123197523 gene encoding uncharacterized RING finger protein C16G5.03 isoform X2 has protein sequence METNVKSESSTSSEDPNPCPICLGPIVQDSYLDKCYHKFCYDCIVQWTKVVARKHSSLVSSVKCPLCKTESFSIIYGYDGTHFLRHYISQNSGDRFLFSKAHKYRLQCYYTESGILNDIFNVSRYWKSHKYLQSNQWLQGWLRREVQALMQEEDVEIIVHHIVGVVGSFLRRNEQMRRVEKPEAKQEEFKALVSDAARPFLMARTDRFVNEMELFLASGLNIEAFDAVYMQRLGWNSPRVTIESPERGSSGQTSVIVPYLHIFDEDSDGTD, from the exons ATGGAGACCAATGTTAAAAGCGAGTCGTCAACCTCCTCAGAAGATCCGAACCCCTGCCCCATCTGTCTCGGACCCATTGTTCAAGACTCCTATCTTGATAAATGCTACC ATAAGTTTTGTTATGACTGTATTGTACAGTGGACTAAAGTGGTTGCTAGGAAGCATTCGAGCTTAGTTTCTTCGGTAAAGTGTCCTTTATGCAAG ACTGAGAGCTTTTCAATCATCTATGGATACGATGGAACTCATTTTCTAAGGCATTATATTAGTCAAAACTCTGGGGATAG gtttttgttttcaaaagcCCATAAGTATAGACTTCAATGCTATTACACAGAATCAG GTATCTTAAATGACATATTCAATGTTTCTCGGTACTGGAAGTCTCATAAGTATCTTCAGTCAAATCAGTGGCTGCAAGGTTGGTTGAGAAGGGAAGTCCAAGCTCTGATGCAG gaGGAAGATGTTGAAATTATTGTGCATCACATAGTTGGTGTGGTTGGTTCATTTTTGAGGAG AAACGAGCAAATGCGACGAGTAGAAAAACCTGAAGCAAAACAAGAAGAGTTCAAGGCTCTAGTCTCTGATGCAGCAAGACCTTTTCTAATGGCAAGAACGGATCGATTTGTGAATGAGATGGAACTTTTTCTTGCTTCTGGGTTGAATATTGAAGCCTTTGATGCAGTCTACATGCAACGGTTGGGCTGGAACTCTCCCAGAGTCACTATTGAATCCCCAGAAAGGGGATCCAGTGGGCAGACTTCTGTAATAGTCCCATACTTGCATATCTTTGATGAGGATTCTGACGGAACTGATTGA
- the LOC123209011 gene encoding UPF0481 protein At3g47200-like has protein sequence MTAALKHEDLIQKLENDTDESLEFKSDPDQCCIYRVPRRIRRVNDEVFTPQLVSIGPLHYDKPDLADMEKKKKQYVKSFLKRTGREKIDEILSHIKDNEEKIRTCYAEASTLLNPEFVMMILYDSIFIIEIFLREHLKDRRDILLATVPLHHTLCTDLQLFENQLPYFILEEIYRLTGIHISATFMQLSCNFFSAFISVELSALPPQWAVRHFTDWRRITLLKHYQASASAKEWIDSLPCAVKLHQSGVKFKYIRTEGEQSLFDIKFEKRKQLIPFFEVHELQIPQLLVNDGTERLLRNIIALEQCLYPNDSQVCNYVELMDYLINTEEDVDLLVGNQIISNHMGDNASVAKMFNKLNILHSQSSYHNLCEQLKEHYNSPWNNIKATLKRVYFNNLWRGTTTVAAIVLLLLTIIQTVCSILQVV, from the coding sequence ATGACTGCTGCCCTAAAACATGAAGATCTGATCCAAAAGTTGGAAAATGACACTGATGAAAGCCTGGAGTTCAAGTCTGATCCTGATCAGTGCTGTATATACAGGGTGCCTAGAAGGATTCGAAGAGTAAATGACGAAGTTTTCACTCCTCAGTTAGTTTCTATTGGTCCTCTTCACTATGACAAACCAGACTTAGCAgacatggaaaagaaaaaaaagcagtATGTGAAAAGTTTTCTTAAACGGACAGGAAGAGAGAAAATAGATGAGATTCTAAGTCACATCAAGGACAACGAAGAAAAGATTCGTACTTGTTATGCAGAAGCATCTACACTTCTAAATCCTGAGTTTGTTATGATGATTTTATATGATTCTATCTTCATCATAGAGATCTTCTTAAGAGAACACTTAAAAGATAGAAGAGACATATTACTTGCTACAGTTCCACTACATCATACTCTATGCACAGACTTGCAGTTATTCGAAAATCAACTTCCTTACTTTATCCTTGAGGAAATATACAGGTTAACTGGCATTCACATATCTGCTACCTTCATGCAGCTTTCTTGTAACTTCTTTTCGGCATTTATAAGCGTGGAGTTAAGTGCTTTACCCCCCCAGTGGGCAGTTAGACATTTCACAGATTGGAGAAGAATCACTCTACTCAAGCACTACCAAGCATCAGCGTCAGCCAAAGAATGGATTGATAGTTTACCTTGTGCAGTGAAGCTACATCAGTCAGGTGTAAAGTTTAAGTATATTCGTACTGAAGGAGAACAGagcttatttgatataaaatttgaaaagcgAAAACAGTTAATCCCATTTTTTGAAGTCCATGAATTACAGATACCACAACTATTAGTAAACGATGGGACTGAGCGTCTACTCAGAAACATTATTGCCCTGGAGCAGTGTCTTTACCCAAATGATTCCCAAGTTTGCAATTATGTTGAATTGATGGACTATCTTATCAATACTGAAGAGGATGTAGATTTACTTGTTGGAAATCAAATTATTTCCAATCATATGGGAGACAATGCTTCAGTGGCAAAAATGTTTAACAAACTTAATATACTTCATAGCCAATCGTCATACCATAACTTATGTGAGCAGCTCAAAGAACACTACAACAGTCCTTGGAACAACATCAAGGCCACTTTGAAAAGAGTATATTTCAACAATCTATGGAGAGGCACAACAACTGTTGCGGCAATAGTACTCTTGCTTCTAACTATCATACAAACTGTATGTTCTATCTTGCAGGTTGTGTAA
- the LOC123197545 gene encoding uncharacterized protein LOC123197545, translating to MLEKGTGLCSSMTEANKPWPFRLELATDHIRWDSLCSSSVRQANKSWPFRLKLTRDHIRWDSLKISPSQEFEDHILRKLDEGSCKILESWIPIEIHIFDADIQETYRVKLTKKKSFWFEPLPDGKQEQKNNLSFHGNKGMNEFSYSLEPFRHIITTRNLRCGKEIGLCWSGSSSIIKFDFSVLYSPMLEPENIRICNVS from the coding sequence ATGCTGGAAAAAGGAACTGGGTTATGCAGCAGTATGACAGAAGCTAACAAGCCATGGCCATTCAGGCTGGAGCTTGCAACAGATCATATTCGTTGGGATAGCCTTTGTAGCAGCAGCGTGAGACAAGCTAACAAGTCATGGCCATTCAGGCTGAAGCTTACGAGAGATCATATTCGATGGGATAGCCTAAAGATTTCGCCTTCGCAGGAGTTCGAAGATCACATTTTGAGAAAACTTGATGAAGGTTCATGCAAGATTTTGGAGTCGTGGATTCCTATTGAGATACACATCTTTGATGCTGACATTCAGGAAACGTACAGAGTAAAGTTGACAAAGAAGAAGTCCTTCTGGTTTGAGCCATTGCCTGATGGGAAGCAGGAACAGAAAAATAATCTCTCTTTTCATGGAAACAAGGGCATGAatgaattttcttattctttggAGCCATTCAGGCACATTATTACCACAAGGAATCTGAGATGTGGTAAAGAGATTGGATTGTGCTGGTCTGGTAGCAGCAGtatcataaaatttgatttctcaGTTCTGTATTCACCAATGTTGGAACCTGAAAACATAAGAATTTGTAATGTAAGCTGA